A stretch of the Papaver somniferum cultivar HN1 chromosome 6, ASM357369v1, whole genome shotgun sequence genome encodes the following:
- the LOC113287511 gene encoding sodium/calcium exchanger NCL-like, producing MMMNKICINLLMFLVLISSVQSRFITLHSSDHTDLISDGITDNVEKSTTPSIQLLNRQSYLSEGICEETYGFLPCTTTVFGNLFLIIIYGALMFLAARFLSTGSELLLEILGPGIVGGLFLPMLGALPDALLILVSGISGTKEIAQEQVLVGMGLLAGSTVMLLTLLWGSCVVLGKCDIEDSTAVDLKDTKRLSLTGSGVTVDIWTKYASWIMIISVVPFIIVQLPQILHINSGRHLVVLISLIVSVTLLISYCLYQVFQPWIQRRKLAYAKHKHVMSGILRHLDLENKLMTDDYSPNIDVIKKLFRSLDLNDDETLSVQELRALVIGIRFEEIEFDKEDAVIKVLSDFDTSRDGCVDEEEFIRGISKWLDEAKPHKMIHKFYQHTKKEHDQWLDESDEVAEGVENPNWISVKAGLLLLLGATIAAAFADPLVDTVNNFSTATSIPPFFISFIALPLATNSSEAVSALIFASRKKKRTASLTFSEIYGAVTMNNILCLSVFLALVYVRGLSWDFSAEVLVILIVCVVMGLFTSFHTTFPLWTCSVAYVLYPFSLVLVYLLDYVFGWS from the exons ATGATGATGAACAAAATCTGTATCAATTTGTTGATGTTTCTGGTACTAATCAGTTCTGTTCAGAGCAGATTCATTACATTACATAGTTCAGATCATACTGATCTGATTTCAGATGGAATCACTGATAATGTTGAGAAATCAACAACACCGTCGATTCAACTTCTGAATCGACAATCCTATTTATCAGAAGGAATTTGTGAAGAAACTTACGGATTTTTACCGTGTACGACAACAGTGTTTGGAAATCTATTCTTGATTATTATCTATGGAGCACTTATGTTTCTTGCTGCTAGATTTTTGTCTACTGGTAGTGAACTTCTTTTAGAGATCCTTGGTCCTGGCATTGTTGGTGGTCTTTTTCTTCCTATGCTTGGTGCTCTTCCCGATGCTTTACTCATTCTTG TATCTGGAATTTCTGGGACTAAAGAAATTGCTCAAGAGCAGGTCCTAGTTGGAATGGGTTTGCTAGCTGGGTCGACAGTCATGCTTTTGACTCTACTATGGGGATCTTGTGTCGTTCTGGGAAAGTGTGATATTGAGGATTCAACTGCAGTAGATTTAAAAGATACCAAGAGATTAAGCTTAACAG GTTCTGGTGTAACTGTCGATATTTGGACTAAATATGCTTCATGGATAATGATCATATCTGTTGTTCCATTTATTATTGTTCAACTACCACAGATACTTCATATAAATTCAGGAAGGCACTTAGTAGTTTTGATTTCACTGATCGTTTCAGTTACATTGTTGATCTCTTATTGTCTCTATCAG GTGTTTCAACCTTGGATTCAAAGGAGAAAGCTTGCATATGCTAAGCATAAACATGTAATGTCAGGAATTTTAAGACATCTGGACCTTGAAAATAAGCTCATGACAGATGATTATTCTCCAAATATAGATGTTATTAAAAA GTTATTTAGATCATTGGATTTAAACGATGACGAAACTTTATCAGTTCAAGAGTTACGAGCATTAGTTATTGGAATTCGCTTTGAGGAAATAGAATTTGATAAGGAGGATGCTGTGATAAAAGTGCTTTCAGATTTTGATACATCTCGTGATGGTTGTGTCGATGAGGAAGAGTTTATCAGAGGAATCTCAAAATGGCTTGATGAGGCGAAGCCGCACAAAATGATCCATAAATTTTACCAG CATACAAAGAAAGAACATGATCAGTGGTTGGATGAAAGTGATGAGGTTGCAGAGGGTGTTGAGAATCCCAACTGGATTTCAGTTAAAGCTGGATTACTGTTATTGCTAGGAGCCACTATTGCAGCTGCGTTTGCGGACCCACTTGTGGATACTGTTAACAATTTCTCCACTGCCACGAGTATACCACCTTTTTTCATCTCATTCATTGCTCTGCCTTTGGCCACTAATTCCAGTGAAGCAGTGTCAGCACTTATTTTTGCTAgcaggaagaagaaaagaaccgcttccttgacattTTCGgag ATTTATGGAGCAGTCACTATGAACAACATCCTTTGCCTTTCTGTATTCTTGGCTCTAGTTTATGTGAGGGGACTGTCCTGGGACTTCTCAGCTGAAGTACTAGTCATTCTTATTGTGTGTGTTGTTATGGGTCTCTTCACCAGCTTCCACACTACCTTTCCCCTTTGGACATGTTCGGTTGCATATGTACTCTATCCTTTCTCGCTCGTGCTGGTTTACCTTCTTGACTATGTGTTTGGATGGTCATAG